The sequence ttttatatgatttttagaagtttggggtattttctgaaatttcctgaataataataaatccagaaaatgatttatggcgtcagcaccacgtcactgtgacgtcagcagagtcaactgggcgccccaggtcaaacctgacccgtggggtccattggtcagtgagacatacactaaacccgcgttgactcgggctttgacccgctacggggcccgctgtcagtgtctgttagtgtgctaattggggggggattagccgctaatggcaacgccacgtcagcGTCGCCGGATTTAGGCGCCGGCGACCACATCTCGCGGCGGAGGCTCGCCAGAGTTGCGCTATGGGCTGCGGTTGGACGCGCGAAGAGCACCGGGAGGTAGCCCATGACCGCGTGCATCTAGGAAGACcaaggggaggtgcgggggtggccggggttcaccggagtggagcccgaggcggcggccggagctcggggttggggcgagttagtgctatggtgtgcaaacgagcgaggtgagaggctagcggagcgctacgcggtgcggggagcgagttaggcacgccagggtgaccaaatggtcaccggagctacgccgacgttgagctcaggcggcggcgcgtttcggccataaagggggcgacggctacggcgatcaaatgaagcggggaagagggggaaagggtggcggagctcacagcggtgccgtagggatggttagcgggctcggggacgtcctgcgtgcggcggatcgacgacgatggtggccggagcccgaggtggaagacgacggcgatggcgacgttgctggcctcccggggtcgcgtgcgtcgtgtgtgtagctccacggggtcaggacggagctcagggatgcggagagggagcgaggaagtggctgtggccgcggtggttgcgagcgacgtcggtGGCGGCTCTCGATGGGGAGAACAGAGGAAGGGGAGAGatccagagagagtgagagagcgtcgggggggttgcgtggcgtcgcgggaggcgaccagggcgacgagggggtagccaggcaggcagggaggagctggcgcggctcgcctgcgcgccgggcacgcagctgcttcggggcgaggggaggaagacgacggaggggctgcagtggtgggctgggccggccagctgcagtgctgggccggttgctggcgccaggtaagtgctctCTGCTTTGTTTTAttgttctattttcttttattaatatcttttgccattgttttgaatttaaacaaattcaaacaatgccaaaaactcctctgaatatttttattttgctagatggacttttccaaaagctcataaaatatttgaggggtatttgaaattatattctaattatatgaatataattcaaattcaaatagctaatgatttaaattcaaagtcccaaaaataaatccttaaaaatgttcaatattttggttgggaccagaacccttgccaaaaattatcaaacatttaagaagagcattttggaacaatgaatgagattttagggtttttgcccttcttttatttaagttttttgaggcttccaaatttcctcagtttaagtttcaaaatttaaacatgatgcaaacactaggcagcaccagaagctagggatgtgacaactaggctactggtcaaaggaaatttcaaacggTCTATCGTGTGCGACGAATTTGACAAAATTTGTCCAAAATATCTCCAAACGTGAACACAAAATTAAGCATTTACGGTTGACGAAACTATGAGGCAATCGCAAAACATGGAACCGTAATATCGATATGCATCTTTTTCGTATAAAGCTTATCTCGAATCGAAGCACCGTTTTGTCGATTAGAAGGGAGAAGAAAGAAAGGAGATTAGGGAGAAGCTTATTTGACTAGAAGAAGATAACACGTACACGCTGTGTAAGTGCGCGCATCCCTTGAGCCTCCTCTCTTGCAAGGGGCCACCCATGTGCGCTTATTGTAGCTCAGCTCGGCATGTCTCGTTGAAAACTGCGAATCTGATCGTTTCAGCAAGACATGCCCAAATGTGCTTTAAACTTCATACGATGCATGCCGAACAGTGTATGCGAGTAGCCGAACAGGCCGAATTCTCCCGTGCAGCCTGGTTAGGCCTAGTACGTGCAACCAAACATGTCCTTGTAGATTTTTTGTACGTCCAGAGATGTGGGTGCCCCTGCTCCCTTATTATTTGGCTTCACGGTCATCGTCTTCAGCCGCGCGGCCTGGTTAGGcctaatgcgggcaaccaaacacgtcctTATATATTCTTTGTAGGTCGAGTCGAGTGGgttatagctggccaaacgggccggcccagcccggcacggcacggcccattCTAATCGTGCCTGGCACGGCCCGGCCCGCCAAGACACGATTATtatacgggccgtgccgtgccggcccgcgtgctgcAGCCTGCAGCCCATGCACGGCCCATATGCTAATCAGGCCGGCCCACCGGCACGCTAGGCCCACTAATCTGCCTTCTATTTTGCGCACTGGGCATTTTTAGCCTATTTTTACCTGTTGGGCCATATTAGGATACATAAAAAAAAGATaatcgggccgtgccgtgccggcccgcgtgctcggccttcaggcccaggcacggcccttggcgtgccgcgtgccgggccTGGCCCGTTTATCacgtgccgtgccgtgccggccgtgctaccgggccggcccagctatcCCGGCCCGTTTGGCCACCTATAGAGTGGGTGCCCCTGCTCGCTCATTATTTGGCTGCGTGGCCACCCGTCTTTGGCCCCAGAGTTAAGATGAAATTACCCATATTTGCCACTGTGAAAATCCTAATCGGTGCCCAGTCCGGCAGTCCCCGTCCCCGTCCAGCGTCCACGCAATAGTCAACGCAGACGCAGTCCCCATTTCTAGGGTTCTCGTCCGCCGTCCAGCAGCTGCCCCCCGGCGCGCCCCCACCTCGCCGCCGGCAGGCAGCCGCAAGACCGCCGTCGGCCGCCTCCACCCCCTCATCCACCTCCATTCgctccggcctcctctcctccgctCCGCGGCCGCCCCCGTCCGCCTCGACAACAGTGACCGGCCGTCGCAGGAGCTCGACCAAGACGACGGGCCGCCGCAGGAGCTCTACCCCCGGCACCGCCTCAGCCGTCTCTCTTCTTTCACTCGTCCTCCCTGTGCCGGCCGGCTCGACCACGGCGGACGACTCCGTAGCAGCTCGACTGTGAGGTAAAAAAAAATAATCATTTTTTTATGTGTGCTGTACATGCCCTTGTACAATGGGGGGCACCACAACAACCATTTTAGTGGCCTAGGTAGCCATTTGATGTCCCTGTGCACCCCTGGCTGTTCTCAGACTTGTGCTGTTGCCATGCAGTCTAGTTGCTGGTCATGTACAGTGCGAGGTCCTGCAAAACATTTGGGTTTGTTGCTACAGAATTTGTGCTGAGTTTTTTTTCTGTTTCCATTTGCGTGCTCAATGTATTGATGCATTGATCCATGAGAATACTCCTTTGACATGCCGAAATTCCATAATGATCAACACAGCCGCATAATTAGACAATTATGTTTGTATTAGTGTTCTTATAGGAAAATTTCCATTCTCATTCATATGCATTGACCTGAAAATTCCACTGAATAATTAACTAGGTAATTTGTCGAATAGCTATATTTATAAACTAAGTCAACCTCTAATTATGTTCTTCTCATTAAATAGTATGCAACCAATCTTTCAGCTTTTACGGGTATTTCAGAAATTTACCCCACAGCCACATTTCAGACAGCTGGTTTGCCAAATGGTTTTAAAGCTTTCTCACAGCACACAGCCTGCACAGCTTTTCCACAGCACATCTCCCACAGCTGCTTTCAGAAAATCCACAGCCTAACCAGACAAAACCCAAGTCGCACTGTTTGCGTGTCGCGAAATTAAACAAATCATCTGTTTGGTACCGTGCTCCTCGACCAAATATCTGACCCCCCTCTGCTTCTGATTGCGTTATTCTAGGTGCCCTGCCTAGTGCGTTGATTCTGCGGAAGCGGATGGCCAATACCCGGTCAGGAGGGGCGAACAATGAGGGAGCAGGGGGCACCAGTGCAAGGAAAGGCAGCGCCGCCACCAATGCAAAAGACCCCATGTCTGCAACGACCTCCACCTCGTCTGCCAGTGGAAGGGAGTCTAGAAGcttgtccacacgtgaaacaagCGATGAGCAGAAGCCAAACCTCAGGAGGTCGAACCGAGAAACAAAAGGAAAGAATCCCATTGTGACCAACAGTTCTGCCTCTACACCTGTTTCGCAGAAATCTATTAGGGGCAGGAGCAACCCCAGCACACCTGGTACCCCGAAATCGTCAGCAAGGAAGCTAAAAGGGTCGACGAGGAAGGCTAGTACCCCAAGAACGTCCGACAGAGTAAAGAAAAGTACCGTTTCAGCTTCTACTGCTTCAAATGATTCAAATGGAGTTTCTAGTCCAGTGGCTACTCCCGACAAAACTGTAAAAAGAGAAATTGATGAACATAACTCAACAAAGAATGATGCTTCCGAGAGTGGTACTATGCCATTGAAGAAGCAGAAAAGGCTAACCACACAGAGCTATACAAATCTCTTCAAGACATCTTCTGAAGAACATGAAAAATCCCCTGGTACTTGATTTCCCTGTGACTTTGAGCTCATGTTTTGCTTTTCCAATCAACTAGGATGATAGTCACAGTTTAGTTTGCCTGTTTCATTATCACGCATGGTTGGCCTGTTTGTTGTAAATAGCCATCTCCAAGACTTTGCTTTTTGCTGCATATGATGTAGGTTCATCTTAGATTGCTGAAGGCGTAAAGCTTAACGTGTTCTTGTGACAGGTTTGGTCAGGATGAAGTGTTACTAGCTTGCTGCATGCTCTAAAAACAATGCAAGACGTTCCATCAAAGCACTTTTGTTGAAATAATTAACATAACATCTTAATAGGCTTGTATAGCTTGTTATCAACGAAATTTTGGCATATCAATTATTTTCATCCTAATGCCTTCgtccctttttatttttctttggtgATGTATTCTCTGCTGCTACTTTCAAAGCCTATGAGGGAAATGCTTCCAAGGTACACGCAGAAGATAATGGCTCTGTTTTGAGGCATGAAGAAAGTGGCGCACATGAAGAGGATAACCAGGCACATTTAAGTCAAGTCGCCAATAATTTTTTGGAAGGCTATACTTCTGGCCTGTGTGAAGTTCCCAAGGTGATATTGGAGACAGATGGGTTGAAAACTGATGCTGAAAAATCTGCTCCCATTTCAGAGGTTTGCTCAACCATCTTCTAttcttttgagttgtggttttttgATTCTACTCTTTATGAAATCAAGGCCTTGCTGTAAGTACCAGTTCTCTCTGCCTTCATCCTTTGTAGGTCTTAACCCTGGAGTAGCAAAATATAATTAAGTAACATATTCTGGTAATAGATTAATAGTACGTTCTTTCGTTGCTCCTAGATCACAATATCACCTCTTGGGCGTAAATCATTACAACTCTTGACCTTAAATTATTACAAAGCATTACTGTAAGTATCATTGTTATTTTCCTTCATCCTTTATAGGTCGCAAGTCTCGAGTGGCAAAATAGAAGTAAATAACTGAACACATATTCAGTAATACATCAAAATATTCTTTATTTGCACCTGAATTATCTCATATAATGTCTTGAGGTTCTTACTTAAGTACACCTCATGCAGGACACCGTGTTCACCTGACGGGATACTTTGTATAGTTCCCTTTTAGCAACCTGAATTCCTATTAAGCATATGCTTGATTTTTTTTTGTAACATCGTTGTTGCTTCAGTATGTTGGCTTCTTATTTGCAATGTAGCTTTTCTTTCTCTTATCATCCTACCATCTGTATCGAAGGACTTGGTTACATTATCAAGTCCTGTACAGGCACATATGACTGCTGATCTGTGCTCAAGCAGTCCTGCAATGGATGCTACAGAGCCAACTGATGACTGTTCAGAGTTAGCACTTCACGTTGCAATGGGCCAGAAAGTGGATTCATCAAAATTTGTGGAGTATTGGGTTCCTGCTCGACTTTCACGAGTACAACTAGAATTCTACTGTTATACCTTACTTTCAAACTCACCAGCCCTTCGATCACATTCAAAAACTGACAGTATTGGTGCTCTTTGCAACATTCTTGTATCCCTTCGGAAGGTTAGCTGTTAAAATTTCTGAACATGCATGACACCTTTTTTTCACAGTAGGGAGTTAGATGGAATTTGCCATGGTACTCATTGTGCATAGCTAACTGTCTTTACTGATCTTATCATGCAACAGTGCTGCGACCACCCTTATCTAGTAGATAAAACGTTGCATTTATTACTTACCAAGGGACACCCAATAACTGATATCCTAGATATTGGAGTGTGTGCAAGTGGTAAGCTACTGCTTCTTGACAAAATGCTCCAAGAAATCTGGAAAAAAGGGCAGAGAGTTCTTATCCTTTCCCAGGTGAGCATTTTGTGTTACCATGCCTCAGATAATCTCTTACttctttcccgcaaaaaaaagataaTCTCTTACTTCCATTATTTAATTTTGGCCCAATTTCTGTAGCAATGCCTGTTATGTGTGATTCATTACTAGTACTTGTACCCAAAGAGTTGGCAAGGATTAATATTTTTTACTTCCTCAAAGCATGCATTATTTTATTTTTGGTAACTGAAGCAGCGATGATTTCCTTTACTTATTTGTCAATGTTATGCACAAGTGTTATCAACTTGTCTTAGGAGAAGTTTCAAGCTGTCTTTGCTCTTTGGTACATTTTGTCAAATTTTTAGTAATAACATTTGGGTATCACTTTCCTCAGTCGCAAAATCAAGTTCTGCAGAAAGACTAGTGATGTTTCATTTTAGTATAGTTATGGACATAGAATTCCGCAGCATGGAGTTTCTAGGCATTGATTTAGTTTGATTGTTTAAACACCGAAGAAATTATAGCACGGCGGCACTTCACTGTCTCCAGTGGTAACTCTTGTGTCCTTTGCAGCAACGGGCAGTAGAAAACTAGCATCCATCTTTCCTTCAGATGCCCGTTTAATGTCAGCTGTTGGAACAAGCTTGGCATTCAGTAGGGCAGACCAGCAGAGAAACGGCATCGATGACATGCTGCACCATCGTACTGCTGTTTTTTCAGGGAATAGATTCTTGGGCATCTTTGTCATGGCCTGTTTGCTTATATCTGGAAACAAAGGAACACACAGATTTTTTTGCTAAATAGCCCCTATTAGACCATGGCTCATCCTGAAAGAAGTCCATGTTCAATTATGAATGCATGGTTGCTCCTGCAGAAAGTTGACACATCTGCACTTGATTCCATTTAATCTTTTTTTGGTACAATGAACATATGGTTCACTTCAGAAACAACATTTTGCAAGCACATGCTCTAACATCGTGATGTCTGTTAAAAAAAGATGTTGGCACATTTTCTCAAAATGTACAAATGTTACTTTTTAAGCACCATGTGTACTTTTTAATGGCTGAAGGGTATATGATATATCCCTTATTAAGCTCATTCTTTGGGTAGTTCCTGATTCGTCATTGTTAGAATTAAATATCATGATCTTTTTGAATGGTTTCCCAAGCTTATCAGTGCAATATAATGTTACTTTCTTCTATGTGCAGTCTTGTGGTGGGGCTGACAATCCAATGGGTGACATTTTGGATGACTTTGTCCATCAAAGATTTGGTTTTGAGTCATATGAACGCGTGGAGTGTGGTCTGAATGTACGAAAGAAACAGGGTGCAATGAGTATGTTCAATGACACAACTAAGGGCCGGTTTATTTTCTTGATTGATAGCCGTGCGTGTGTCCCAAGCATTAAACTATCATCAGTTGATGTCATCATCATATATTGTAGTGATTGGAACCCCACAAATGACTTGAGAGTCCTCGAGAAGATCAGCATAGAGTCACAATCCGAGTGTGTGCCCATTTTTCGTTTATATTCGTCTTGTACAGTGGAAGAGAAGGCTCTTATACTTGCAAAGCATGATCATATTCTTGATAGCACTGTCCAGAATATAACGCCTATCCTGAGCCATTCTCTGCTTAGTTGGGGTGCATCATTTCTCTTCAGTAGACTCGAAGGGCTAAAAAACTATGCATGTTTACGCAAGGATTCTGATGCTGAGAAACTGTTCATGGATAAAGTACTTTTGGACTTAAAGAAGTTATCCACTAAAGATGATCCCAGCACTAAGATGAGCAATGCAGCCATATCACAAGCTCATCTGAGTGGACCTTTTTATTCTAGAGATAGTCTTGTAGTAGGTGAGAGGGAGGGGATCTCTGCACCTGATAGTGATCTGCCAAAGTTCTGGGTAAATTTGCTAGATCAGAAGTCTCCTCGTTGGCAGTATATAACTGAGCAGGCACAAAGAAGCCGTAGAAAGATACAAAACATGGAAGAAGGGAAAATTCCTGCCGATGAGGCTGATGAAGCCAGTACCAAACGCAGAAAAATTGCTGGAATCTTGGATTCATCTGCAAATGTTTTAGCTGGCGAAGACAAGGACTCAATATTGCCTGAAACTAATACGACATCTAGTTCTCATCGAAAAATTGCTGGGATCTTGGATTCATCTGCAAATGTTTTAGCTGGCGAAGACAAGGACTCAATATTACCTGAAACTAATATGCCATCTAGTTCTCATCAAATATCAGTTGACGACACATGGCAGGAACAAGGTATACTACTGTAACACCAGCTCTGTTTTTGGTGCGAATAATGCACTGTTCTAACAGAGTCCGTTTTGTAGGGGTGAAAAATCTTCAGGACACACAAAAAAGTCTTCATATCCAGTTGAAACCAGAGCTCTCAATGCTATATGAATTGTTTGAACTACCGGTATGCTGAATGTAACGACTTCATTGTTCCCTTGATGtttgtgttgaaatatattgcccgccctTCTCCACCAGTCCAGATTTTTGGGGGATGGTCCCAGATGGCGCGCTCGTTCTCCGTGTCCATCTCCTGTGCTGCTGCCCGCTCCACCTCGAAGTTGGCCCAGAAGGCATGCTCTCTCTCTGCCGCGGCCTCCTCAATGCCTATGTCTGAGGCGGCGGCCTGGTGGGCATCCCAAGCCACCCTAACAGTGAGGGACCGGCGGGAAACCGGCCGTGGCAGCTTTCCCGGCGATCCCACTCCTCTGCAATGAGGGCAGCCTCCTGCGCGTCCTCCTCGTCCAGCTGCTGTGCCTCCTCCGTGAGTGACAGCCAGTCTGGCCTTGGGCGAAGCGGTTTGGTGAGGACGAGGAGGGAAGTGGAGCTGTGGGCGGCAGGGAGGTGAGCTGGGACGAGCAGGCCTTCCTATAGCAGCGAGCAGTGGGAAATGGAGCCGGCGGGCGGCAGGAAAATGGGGCGGAAACGGGCGCAGGCTGTTGGACACGCGACGGCGGCCATTAATTGGCTCGTTTTCTGGTGAGATAAGCGGCTGCGGGACTGTTACGAGCATCTGACACGACCCAttggctgtgtgtgtgtgtggaggggggggggggggggggggaaggccaCGTAGGAGGACGAGGAGAGAGGTGAAACTTCCCTACCACACAGGCGGTTGGATTTAGAGCGTGCTCTAAAGCAGCCCCTTGCACCCTCCAGATATGGAGGCTATGATTTGGAGCACGCTCCAAAAATCGTGGAGGCCGAGGGCGATATGGCTTCTCTGCTAGACCCCTTTTTTGGGCCCCGAACACCATAAGGTGGTTATGGGGACTGGGCCGTTTTGCTGATTCTGCTAGTGTTGCTAGTGTTTAACATATTCTTTTGGTCAGAAGTAGTAACCTAATTGGCAGTATTGAAAGTTCTGTAAGAACGATACTAAGAATCAAATACATCCCGCAGAGAAGTATAATGTTTGGTTGTTTGTAATTGATCAACAGTCGTAAACTCTGCCTAAACTGAAGAGTGCAGCATTCTGAACAGCAATACATTATGTATAGCAAATAAATACAGACAAGTTATCAAAAAGTGATTCACTCTACCATTTCAGTGAGGTTAAAATTCCTGAAGACGCATGATTTAATATAGTCATCATTTTGTTATTTTAGATGATTGGATTCTTTGATGGAACTGTAGCATGTTGTTGTGCAGGGGAGTGTTAAATGTTTATGTGAGGAACTTCTTGAGTATACTTTGAAGAATCACCAAGTCAGTCAGGTGCCAAAGGACATACTGCATGCATTCAACATTGCACTGGTTAGAGAAAAGCCTTCTGTAATTGTGTACTACATGTTCAATGTTAAATATTGCTGTTCTTCATGAATGTTTTCCTTCTTTGCATGCTTTACTTCAGTGCTGGCGTGCTGCTTCTCTCTCAAGGCATAAGGTTAATCATAGAGAATCACTGGCCCTTGCTGTAGAACACTTGAAGTATGAGTGCAGTGAAATTCTTGCTGAGAAGGTTTATAAGAAGCTAAGGATCCTAAAGAAGGAGTTCTCTCATAGGGTAGGCAGAACAGGCAAGAGTAATCAATCAATTTCAGTAAAGAACATATCACCATGCCAGCAGGAGCCCTCAACTAAATGTGGAACTGACAAATCAATCCCTAAGCAGGCAGCATCTGTTGGTGAGAACGAATCACATCAAGAGGATTCACATGACTTAGTGATTGAGCCTATCGTACTAGGAGAGAAGGAAGTGCTATATGTTCCAGAGATTAATGAAAAACAACATTTATCAAAGGATGCACTTCTTAATAGAATCACAGAGAAAAGAATTAAATTAGTTGACATGGTATTCTCCTTGAGAGAAAAGAATATCCATGATAAACAAACAAATGAGGTCGCAATGTTTGACATGCACAGGCACAAGGGAGTGGAGAAACTGAGAGAAGCACGCAGAATAGTTGTGGAACACCTTCGTAGGTCTCAAGCTGATCTAGAGGACAGAGGTGGTCAAATGAAGCTAATAGTTGAATGGTTCACTATGCTACTATATGCGTTTCTGAAGCACATGAGGTACCAGCGTGAGAAGCTTGACTTGCAGCAATCAATGGTGTGGACTAAGGAATTACAGTTGAAAGAAAATTTCCTTCACGAAGCAAAATTTGGCCAGTTAGATCTTACTTTTGATGAACATATTTATTTACCAGATTCAGGCTTTGCTATTGAGGAATTCAGCCACTTTAGCTCCTGTGTTGATACAGCAACTTTGGCAAACTGTCCGCAGTCTTTGCATGAAACCTCAGCGATGGAAGTTACATTGGTTCGTAGTGTGATTTCATCTGATGTTATCAATGCAGAAGCAGCGAGAAGTAGTTCTGCTGAAGTTCTTATCCACAATGAGGGAATGCCAGCATCAGAAGGCATTGGTTTGACAGAGAACACGATCAGCAATAGTTTTGATTGCATCGACTCACAAGGAGGGGCATCTCTGGCTGTTCAACACCAAGTAAATTCTAGTCCTGCAATTGATAATTCTATTAATCAGGTAAGGTGGATTAATCAAGTAGACTTGCTAGTTCTTTGGAGTGATTTCATTCTGATGTTATAAGCTTATCCATATACATAGGAACTGTCGGCTTAACTTTTTTTTAATGAAAACTTCCAACATAATTAGCAGTCAATTTATGTAAGATTATACAACACATTGAAGCTTCTGTTCAAGTTTCATGTCATGTTTTATGGATTGTAGATTTTTCATATAAGTTCTCCTTTGTGATAGCGAAAAGGAAAGGAGATGTTTAGTAGGCTCATCTAGGATGTGTAGTTTTTGTTCTTTCCATGTGGCAATGTGAACATAGTTACTTGCTCATCATGGGCTGTACAGTACACTAGGAATAGAAGGTGGAACTGTATGTAGTATGTTGCCTTTCATACTATGTCATGTTTTAAGGTTTGTAGATTACTCATTCAAGTTCTTTGTAATAATATATCGAAAGGAAAAGAAATGTTTAGTAGGCTATCTGTGAGCGTCTGTGACTTTGTGTACCTATTTACTTGTATGTACTTCCAAATAGTGGACATCCCAGTTGATGCAGCACTTATCTTTCCATTAGAGTCAGTGCTGAACACATGGTCTTCATGTTTTAGTTCATGGTACTCCATTACATTATGGTTGCACTAGTATTCATGGAACTTCATTACATTATGGTTGCACTAGTATTCCTTTTGACCGTTTTTATTATTAGTGTCCATTATGATACTATAATCCTATGTACCTGTGACATTTATCAGGAATCTTCAAGTGGTGGCCATAGAAGGACCGAACATGTTGAGCGACAGAGTGGTGTGGGTTCGCAACCATTACTCGGAGAGACTGACCAACATTTAGGAGATGCTGAAATGGAAGTTAACACCGGCAATAGGGACGATACTCAGGAAGATCCACCTTACCTAGAACCACAGACTCTGGCTCCTGTGCCCAGCCAGGCTTCCTTGCAAATGTCCAAGGAAGTTGAAGCTGAGGCCAACCTTGTACTGCAGTCAGCCCAACCAATTGCAGCTCCAGCACAACTTCTGCAAAGAGAGGCAGAACAAGTAGACCGTTCTGGTGTGATACCAGCTCAGACTTTGCAACCTGAAATGCAACCATCAGCATCCAGGGAAGCTTATATGCAGGCAGATCTGATAATTCAGTCTGCACTACCAAGTATGGTGCCAACTGAGCTTTCACGGTTGCTTGAAAGAACACACCCTGATCAGTGTCAACTAAGTCATCAACCCGAGGCTGCACTGGGTTCTTCAGCAAAACTGGTGGCATCAATGGTGTTTAATCATCCACCAGTTGGTGATGAACCACTGAAAAATGAGTTGCACAGATTACGGTCATACATTGACTCGCTTAATAAAACCAACGAACTAAAGGTTTGCTATTTCTTCTAGCTCATGTATATCTATCTTGGTTGTGAGTTTCTTACACTATTTCCGGGATTCATCTTGTTCTCCTTTTTTCACTTATGGACAGAAATCACAACTTAGGACTGAG comes from Triticum aestivum cultivar Chinese Spring chromosome 5B, IWGSC CS RefSeq v2.1, whole genome shotgun sequence and encodes:
- the LOC123113115 gene encoding uncharacterized protein isoform X4; this translates as MTADLCSSSPAMDATEPTDDCSELALHVAMGQKVDSSKFVEYWVPARLSRVQLEFYCYTLLSNSPALRSHSKTDSIGALCNILVSLRKCCDHPYLVDKTLHLLLTKGHPITDILDIGVCASGKLLLLDKMLQEIWKKGQRVLILSQSCGGADNPMGDILDDFVHQRFGFESYERVECGLNVRKKQGAMSMFNDTTKGRFIFLIDSRACVPSIKLSSVDVIIIYCSDWNPTNDLRVLEKISIESQSECVPIFRLYSSCTVEEKALILAKHDHILDSTVQNITPILSHSLLSWGASFLFSRLEGLKNYACLRKDSDAEKLFMDKVLLDLKKLSTKDDPSTKMSNAAISQAHLSGPFYSRDSLVVGEREGISAPDSDLPKFWVNLLDQKSPRWQYITEQAQRSRRKIQNMEEGKIPADEADEASTKRRKIAGILDSSANVLAGEDKDSILPETNTTSSSHRKIAGILDSSANVLAGEDKDSILPETNMPSSSHQISVDDTWQEQGVKNLQDTQKSLHIQLKPELSMLYELFELPGSVKCLCEELLEYTLKNHQVSQVPKDILHAFNIALCWRAASLSRHKVNHRESLALAVEHLKYECSEILAEKVYKKLRILKKEFSHRVGRTGKSNQSISVKNISPCQQEPSTKCGTDKSIPKQAASVGENESHQEDSHDLVIEPIVLGEKEVLYVPEINEKQHLSKDALLNRITEKRIKLVDMVFSLREKNIHDKQTNEVAMFDMHRHKGVEKLREARRIVVEHLRRSQADLEDRGGQMKLIVEWFTMLLYAFLKHMRYQREKLDLQQSMVWTKELQLKENFLHEAKFGQLDLTFDEHIYLPDSGFAIEEFSHFSSCVDTATLANCPQSLHETSAMEVTLVRSVISSDVINAEAARSSSAEVLIHNEGMPASEGIGLTENTISNSFDCIDSQGGASLAVQHQVNSSPAIDNSINQESSSGGHRRTEHVERQSGVGSQPLLGETDQHLGDAEMEVNTGNRDDTQEDPPYLEPQTLAPVPSQASLQMSKEVEAEANLVLQSAQPIAAPAQLLQREAEQVDRSGVIPAQTLQPEMQPSASREAYMQADLIIQSALPSMVPTELSRLLERTHPDQCQLSHQPEAALGSSAKLVASMVFNHPPVGDEPLKNELHRLRSYIDSLNKTNELKKSQLRTECSQEIDKVKQKYDLLLQEQDSTHLQQTKTLDNLCEKVLLNQSIADYFRAKFISSSGAQARAQSPPNHQTPQASQQVPPRPSAVAATASPAASSSAGRSPVLTHHIQPLQVDRPSPSSPAGPLPHVQPLKVDRPSPSSSPSSQVVRPRPSILNNIVRSPSTTFSLAPVLPRGSFGVQSELARARAPAPHLRRRLPPQVQSMASANQQQLPTKLESMSARTWATPVTPVNIRQSCPQAVPPGNPSLSSLHPSLYPTLAALLGPSSSHQIQQGPLLPSSSLPTRLSSPVPSTPNPVLPLTSPRGLTMTFSVSSAASNVLPSRGVGPSTSGTPQSDSDSARWMNG